ACCCCCCTTTGCAGCCTGCACCCCTGGGACCTGGTTACTTTCCAAATTCTCATTGGAGTCTGGGGCCTGTTGCATCTAGGAGAGCGTCCAGGGTACCAACCCTGCCATCTGCTAGAGCCTGTCCTCTGCTCAAACAGCCTGACTGGCTCCTAGCTGGCTCTGTGGATGGCTCATAAGATACCCCTCTGTCTCTCACACTCAGGCTCAAAAGCTAGGACCTCACAGTCACATTCACAAGACCCCGAGTTTCCTCCAACACGTGGGATTCCACAAGGAATGGTCTAATACACCTCAGGATCATAGACATGTGCCCTGCACTTCTATGGAAATGAATACTACTGACCCACCACAAGGAGATCACCCAGACACTGTGTCAAGTCCTGTTGGCTCCACCTGAAGCACTGTGGAAGGGGATGCCGCCCTGGGACTTCCAGATAAAGATACACACATGAGGTCATCAGGACCAGGGCCTAAGCGGCTCTGAGTAGGGGGCAGGCAGGACAAATCCCAAGGCCAGgttctgggggagggggggtgctgTGGGCAGCAGAAGTGGGTGGCCTTGGGGCTGGACCTCACAAGGAGGATGCCCCCAGCCCCAACAGGGAACTTTGGCAGCTGGCTGCTGCCCTCCTGATGGAGACTGAGCACAGTCCCGAGGGGGCTGACAGTGTGGCTCAGGGGGGGCAGCAGGGGTGTGACTGTGGGTGTGGTGGGAGGAATTCCTGCAGCCAGCTCCCTGTGGGACAGCCTCTGTCAAGGGTCAGAGGTGCAGGACTTTAGTCTCTGGGAGGAACCACACTCGGAgcggtgtgtgtctgtgtgttgtcCTGACTTGAGGATTAACCCCTGGGTGCCTATGTTCCTTCAAAACAAATGGTCCTGACAAAAATACTTCTGCTTGAAATTCACTGGCCATGGTTCATCACATGACCCTTCCTAAGTGAAGAGGCCTGGCAAGGTCGTGTCCCCATGTgtgcagggagagaggaagacaaaGGTGACTGAACACCTGACGTCTCTTCAATCCCACACTTCCAAGCAAGTGCTCAACAAAGAACAGTGGTTAGAATTTATAATGACAAAATCTCCTTTGTTTTGGGGAGGAGAGTCTGAGTAGGTCACATGGGTCTTGAAATTCTCCACCTTTTCCAAGTGTCCACTGACTATCTGGCAGGTGTCACATATGTGAGCAGAATCACATCTcctgttcccattgtttctggCACTCAGCAGGGAAAGCTGCCCCTTCAGCCCCCTGCACCCATCTGCACCCCCTACCGCAGTGACCTCACCACCTCATTAGGCCTGGAAGTCGCTCCTGCCTTTTGATGCCAGGCACAGCCTTAACCTGTAAGTCCTCTGCTGCCTCCACACTTCTCAACCTGCCTGAACCCAGGGACGCTGGCAGATGTTACATCTTTACTGGCACGTACTTCTTTCTAGTGTTATTCAGATCCAGAGTCTGTCCCTCTCTCCATAGGaaactgttttgttttcaagACACCTCAGAAAATCGGCAGGTCAATaggaaacagaatagaaaaccaGTCAAAATTGCTGCTCTGAGTGTTTTCCTCTTGGAGGATATATTATTCAATTTGGGCATTGTGTGtgcttgggggtggggagcagtgtCTTTCCCAGCTGTGAAACTTATTCCCAGGATTCCAGACACCCAGCATGTCCTGTCCACATTTTCAGCTTCTCCTCACACATTTCTTCCCACTGAAATCTAGACCATGCTCACAAGTGGCTGAAATATAGTCCAGATGACCAAATAAATTGTCATTTCAATGTACTTGGTAATCAGCTTTCCCAGGGCAGAGAGGATGGCTAGCCAAGGGAATACATGGAAATACTTCAAAGAGCAAGATTCGCATTTCTTCAGGATTTGTAGCAGATGGGGGGTGGTAGAAAACACCTCCTTTGCCCCTGTGGTCAACAGCAATGCTTCAGGAGCCAGGAAGGaccccttccttcctgcctcagaAAGAGATTTCTCTGGGCTTTATCCAAGATGCAAAAGGACACCTCACAGCAATGATCCATTTCAGACTTTCCCATCAACCTCATGACACACTGCCTGTAAGTCTGAGGGCTGCCACCAACCAGCCTCATCACAATCACCTCCCACAGAAGGAACCCAGTTTCTCAAAGCCCCAAACCACCCTGGCTCAGGCACTGACACTTGAGTGCTCCTCCTGGAGCCCCACCACCCCTTCCGGTGTTGCCTTGTTCCGTGGGACTAGGGGACATCTCTCCACCTTCCTTGTGTGACTGCGGCCCTGAGACCATTGCTCGAGGTGTGGGGGTGTCCTGCTTCTGCTAGTGTCCCCACTGCTAACATGGCCTTTCACGGAGCAGAAGCTCCATAAAGGTCTTCGGAATAAATGAGCCAGTGAGCAGGGGGCTCAGATGAACTGTCTGCTACTTCCTTAAATAACCCAGGCAAATCCAAATAAACAGAGAGAATTTAGTTTTTGAGAATGATACACAAGAAGGACAGAAGCATGAATTCACTACGATTACTTTTATCATCTAATTCTTCCCCCATCAATACGACTGCTCAGTAAGTTCACATTTCCAAAACAGTCCTAATTCCAATTCCACTGTATCCTGTTCAGGACCACAAAACAAGATGGAAGAGTTCCCAATTGCTTTTACAAAAGAGCAAAACTCTTGTTCTTGAACTGGGTAAGCACAAACACATTGTGATCAACATCATTCACAAAGCTGAGACACTGAACTTTATTTAGCCTTCCATTATGACAATTCAAGTTTGACAATTTTCTAAAGGAAACAGAGATGAATCTGCCTGTCATCATAAAGAACAGGAACCCAAAGACGCTACACAATGGCTCCCCCAACTGGCCCAGGCCCTCAGTTCTGAGAAGGCTGAATGCTCCCTCTTCAATCGCAAAGGGAAGGACTACCCTGGCTGCCGCTCTGgctcaggcctccttgtccttctcCTTCACAGCCTCTGTAGACTGGAGTGGGAAGGCCCTCCAAGCCCTTTGTCTGACCCTGAGCACAAATGCCATGACTTGCTGTTTGCTGGTCTCCGCATAGGCCCGGGGACCCCACAGGAACTCGTAGCGAGCAGGGTCACTGTCATGCACCTGCCGGTACTCCAGGTACCCCTCCCGCACCCACACTTGGGTCAGCAGCTCCCTGGGCTCCCCAAAGATGCAGTGCTCCCTCCCAACATACACCCCCATCCTGCTGAGTGCTCCCCAGACCACTTCCTCAGGGGCGGGGTCTCCATTCCTCATGATCAGGCTGAGCACCAGCACCAGGAGACCAGCCTTGGGCAGGCCCTGCCCATTGCTCTGCATGGCATCACAGGTGAGGCCCAGGGCAGGGATCATACCATAGGTGTCCTTCCTGGGGTATACCCCCCTCACCTCCACACCAAAGACCAGCTGCAGGCACTCCAAGGCTTGTCTGAAGACCACTGGGAAGTGCTCCTGGTTTTCCTTGAGCACCGTCTTCAGCATTTCCGCCTGGGAGGTCAGCTCCTTGGCTCGATACTTGAGGAGCAGGAAGTTCATCAGGTTAGTTATCATCTCCTTCAGAGCTTGCAGGGGCAAGGCCTCCCCGGGGGCTGAGGAGGACACTGTGGAGGAGGAGGCCGAGGGGGGTGCAGCCTTCCCCACCTCAGCCCCCAAGAGCT
This DNA window, taken from Bubalus kerabau isolate K-KA32 ecotype Philippines breed swamp buffalo chromosome X, PCC_UOA_SB_1v2, whole genome shotgun sequence, encodes the following:
- the LOC129638909 gene encoding melanoma-associated antigen 10-like, with the translated sequence MSELSKLEEDLQDPGEAQGPVEVQLLGAEVGKAAPPSASSSTVSSSAPGEALPLQALKEMITNLMNFLLLKYRAKELTSQAEMLKTVLKENQEHFPVVFRQALECLQLVFGVEVRGVYPRKDTYGMIPALGLTCDAMQSNGQGLPKAGLLVLVLSLIMRNGDPAPEEVVWGALSRMGVYVGREHCIFGEPRELLTQVWVREGYLEYRQVHDSDPARYEFLWGPRAYAETSKQQVMAFVLRVRQRAWRAFPLQSTEAVKEKDKEA